The following proteins come from a genomic window of Nocardiopsis sp. YSL2:
- a CDS encoding alpha/beta fold hydrolase: MFTLTGRDGLTIHVHEWVPEAPARGVVQISHGMGEHAARYAPLAAALNARGYAVYADDHRGHGLSMHDGRPGDLGDNGWNLLVDDMAALSREVGARHPDLPLVLVAHSLGSFAAQQYLLDHPGLADGVALCGTTAVDLLLSRMVESGAADTTAYFNAAFAPLRTEADWLSRDESQVDAYVADPLCGFGLTDTSMGLLLTAAFERLGDPSKAPDDLPLYVLVGDRDPLNQGLEFSDALVERYRAAGVADLTYRVYEGARHELFNETNREEVFAELITWIDRVTSDDVADSTEPDSH; encoded by the coding sequence ATGTTCACACTCACCGGTCGAGACGGTCTGACCATCCACGTCCACGAATGGGTGCCCGAGGCCCCCGCGCGCGGGGTCGTCCAGATCTCCCACGGCATGGGTGAGCACGCGGCCCGCTACGCCCCCCTGGCCGCGGCCCTCAACGCGCGGGGCTACGCGGTCTACGCCGACGACCACCGCGGCCACGGGCTCTCGATGCACGACGGCCGCCCCGGCGACCTCGGCGACAACGGGTGGAACCTGCTCGTCGACGACATGGCCGCACTCTCCCGCGAGGTCGGCGCCCGCCACCCCGACCTGCCACTGGTCCTGGTCGCGCACAGCCTGGGCTCGTTCGCCGCCCAGCAGTACCTGCTGGACCACCCCGGCCTCGCCGACGGTGTGGCCCTGTGCGGGACCACCGCCGTCGATCTGCTGCTGTCCCGCATGGTCGAGTCCGGCGCCGCCGACACCACGGCCTACTTCAACGCCGCCTTCGCACCGCTTCGGACCGAGGCCGACTGGCTCAGCCGCGACGAGAGCCAGGTGGACGCCTACGTCGCCGACCCGCTGTGCGGGTTCGGGCTCACGGACACGAGCATGGGCCTGCTGCTCACGGCCGCCTTCGAGCGGCTCGGCGACCCGTCCAAGGCCCCCGACGACCTGCCGCTGTACGTCCTGGTCGGTGACCGTGACCCGCTCAACCAGGGGCTGGAGTTCAGCGACGCGCTGGTCGAGCGCTACCGTGCCGCGGGTGTGGCCGACCTGACCTACCGGGTCTACGAGGGTGCGCGCCACGAACTGTTCAACGAGACCAACCGCGAGGAGGTCTTCGCCGAGCTGATCACGTGGATCGACCGGGTGACCTCCGACGACGTGGCCGACTCGACCGAGCCGGATTCGCACTAG
- a CDS encoding SDR family oxidoreductase, protein MSEHPASGHDPRHVRDAHPAPVTRPVALVTGVGRTAGIGAGVVRRLAASGWDIAFSYWTPYDERMDWGIEEGAAESTVRALADLGAASAAIEADLADPDTPEALLDAAEERLGAVTALVMCHCESVDSGLLDTGVESFDRHFAVNARATWLLIRAFEQRFRGDHGTGRITALTSDHTVDNLPYGASKAALDRITLAAARELAHLGVTANAINPGPVDTGWMTGELREQVTGLTPLGRLGTPQDTAHLVDFPCSTRGQWINGQLLRSDGGFSAID, encoded by the coding sequence ATGAGCGAGCACCCCGCGTCCGGACACGACCCGCGCCACGTCCGCGATGCTCACCCCGCCCCCGTCACCCGGCCCGTCGCCCTGGTGACGGGGGTGGGCCGCACCGCCGGCATCGGCGCCGGCGTCGTCCGACGGCTCGCGGCGTCCGGCTGGGACATCGCGTTCAGCTACTGGACGCCCTACGACGAGCGCATGGACTGGGGGATCGAGGAGGGTGCCGCCGAGTCCACCGTCCGCGCCCTGGCCGACCTCGGGGCCGCCTCGGCGGCGATCGAGGCCGACCTGGCCGACCCCGACACCCCTGAGGCGCTCCTCGACGCGGCCGAGGAGCGCCTGGGCGCCGTGACCGCCCTGGTGATGTGCCACTGCGAGTCCGTCGACTCCGGCCTGCTCGACACCGGCGTCGAGAGCTTCGACCGGCACTTCGCCGTCAACGCGCGTGCCACGTGGCTGCTGATCCGCGCGTTCGAGCAGCGGTTCCGGGGTGACCACGGAACCGGTCGGATCACCGCCCTGACCAGCGACCACACCGTGGACAACCTGCCCTACGGCGCGAGCAAGGCGGCCCTGGACCGCATCACGCTCGCCGCCGCCCGCGAGCTGGCCCACCTGGGCGTGACCGCCAACGCGATCAACCCGGGCCCGGTCGACACCGGGTGGATGACCGGAGAGCTCAGGGAACAGGTCACGGGCCTGACCCCGCTCGGCCGACTGGGCACGCCCCAGGACACCGCGCACCTCGTGGACTTCCCGTGCTCCACGCGCGGGCAGTGGATCAACGGCCAGCTGCTCAGGAGCGACGGGGGATTCAGCGCGATCGACTGA
- a CDS encoding siderophore-interacting protein, producing the protein MRIEQPSHRTMIRTRVVRTERVSKNFVSVVLGGEELSGFEFLGQDQFVRLFLPRRGQERLHMPTAADRRWVEQMYAMSDDVRPHVRNYSVRSFDADARELELEFVDHGDGGPASAWAASASPGDEAGILAEGVYYQPTDDTDWQLLVGDESAVPALVSILEQAPDDLRAQVFLEVPSTDDVRPLPSRPGVDVHWLPRTDPHSVPGRLALDTVCTAALPKGRPYCFVAGENALPTGLRRTLVREHGVPKPDITFVGYWRHGQAVAD; encoded by the coding sequence GTGCGCATCGAACAGCCCAGCCATCGCACGATGATCCGCACCCGTGTGGTGCGCACCGAGCGCGTCAGCAAGAACTTCGTCTCGGTGGTCCTGGGCGGTGAGGAGCTGAGCGGCTTCGAGTTCCTGGGTCAGGACCAGTTCGTCCGGCTCTTCCTACCGAGGCGGGGGCAGGAGCGCCTGCACATGCCCACCGCCGCCGACCGGCGCTGGGTCGAGCAGATGTACGCCATGTCCGACGACGTGCGCCCGCACGTGCGCAACTACTCGGTCCGCTCCTTCGACGCCGACGCCCGCGAGCTGGAGCTGGAGTTCGTCGACCACGGGGACGGCGGCCCAGCCTCCGCGTGGGCGGCCTCCGCCTCCCCCGGCGACGAGGCCGGAATCCTGGCGGAGGGGGTGTACTACCAGCCCACGGACGACACCGACTGGCAGCTGCTGGTCGGCGACGAGAGCGCCGTGCCCGCCCTGGTGTCGATCCTGGAGCAGGCCCCCGACGACCTGCGGGCCCAGGTGTTCCTGGAGGTGCCCTCCACGGACGACGTGCGCCCGCTCCCCTCCCGGCCGGGTGTGGACGTGCACTGGCTCCCCCGGACCGACCCGCACTCCGTGCCCGGGCGCCTGGCCCTGGACACCGTGTGCACCGCCGCCCTGCCCAAGGGCCGCCCGTACTGCTTCGTGGCCGGGGAGAACGCCCTGCCCACCGGCCTACGCCGCACGCTGGTCCGCGAGCACGGCGTGCCCAAGCCGGACATCACCTTCGTGGGCTACTGGCGCCACGGCCAGGCCGTCGCGGACTAG
- a CDS encoding pentapeptide repeat-containing protein, which produces MSQDHVPSVPSGPRPDLRADCANCFGLCCVALPFAASADFAIDKKAGDPCGNLQEDFGCGIHAHLRERGFSGCTVYDCFGAGQKVSQVTFAGRSWREAPETAEGMFEVFPVVRQLHEVLWYLTEALLMPEADPVRGELRRAFDDVERLTCESAEVLADVDVDRVRGEVNPVLQRAGELARQGVPGRKRNHRGADLMGARLRGAELRGANLRGALLIAADLRDADLRTADLTGADLRDADLRGADLSDSLFVTQVQLNAARGDGRTRAPRTLDRPSHW; this is translated from the coding sequence TTGTCGCAGGACCACGTGCCCTCGGTGCCGAGCGGTCCTCGGCCCGACCTGCGAGCCGACTGCGCGAACTGCTTCGGCCTGTGCTGTGTCGCCCTCCCCTTCGCCGCGTCCGCGGACTTCGCCATCGACAAGAAGGCCGGGGACCCCTGCGGGAACCTGCAGGAGGACTTCGGATGCGGCATCCACGCCCACCTGCGGGAACGGGGTTTCTCCGGCTGCACCGTCTACGACTGCTTCGGAGCGGGGCAGAAGGTCTCCCAGGTGACCTTCGCCGGCCGGAGCTGGCGAGAGGCCCCCGAGACCGCGGAGGGGATGTTCGAGGTCTTCCCGGTCGTGCGACAGCTGCACGAAGTGCTCTGGTACCTGACCGAGGCACTGCTCATGCCGGAGGCGGACCCCGTCCGCGGCGAGCTCCGCCGTGCGTTCGACGACGTCGAACGGCTCACGTGCGAGAGCGCCGAGGTCCTCGCCGACGTGGACGTGGACCGGGTGCGCGGCGAAGTGAACCCCGTGCTGCAGCGTGCTGGCGAACTGGCCCGGCAGGGGGTTCCCGGCCGCAAGCGGAACCACCGGGGCGCCGACCTCATGGGCGCCCGGCTCCGTGGTGCGGAGCTGCGCGGGGCGAACCTGCGCGGGGCCCTGCTCATCGCGGCCGACCTGCGCGACGCCGACCTGCGGACCGCGGACCTGACCGGGGCCGACCTGCGCGACGCCGACCTCCGCGGCGCCGACCTGTCCGACAGCCTCTTCGTCACGCAGGTCCAGCTCAACGCGGCCCGGGGCGACGGGCGGACCAGGGCTCCCCGTACCCTCGACCGCCCCTCCCACTGGTAG
- a CDS encoding iron ABC transporter permease — translation MRPSGTTAPPVTATAPPPVAPASGPRGLAPVLAVVLVPLLAVSVVLAVGLGAAVIPPAETARYLWAALTGGTIGADEISRYQIVWQIRTPRVLLAATVGAGLSVVGVAVQAMVRNPIADPFVLGISSGASVGAVAVGVFGVLSSLGVYAVSAGAFAGAAVATAVVYGLAHSSAGVTPLRLVLTGVALSFGFQALMSVIVYFTPSNEATSTVLFWTMGGFGAANWGSLPLVAALVVVGAVVVHRSSRSLDVAALGDETAASLGVDTGRLRAVMFLLTAAMTGAMVAVSGVIGFVGLVVPHVVRIVVGAAHRRVLVVAPLVGAVFMVWVDLASRVVAAPRELPLGVLTALVGVPVFLTLMRRRGYVFGGR, via the coding sequence GTGCGACCGTCCGGCACCACGGCTCCCCCCGTGACCGCCACCGCGCCCCCACCGGTCGCGCCCGCGAGCGGTCCGCGCGGCCTCGCCCCGGTCCTGGCCGTGGTCCTCGTCCCGCTCCTCGCCGTCTCGGTCGTGCTCGCGGTCGGCCTCGGTGCCGCGGTGATCCCGCCCGCCGAGACCGCCCGCTACCTCTGGGCCGCACTGACCGGCGGCACCATCGGAGCCGACGAGATCTCCCGCTACCAGATCGTCTGGCAGATCCGGACCCCGCGCGTGCTGCTGGCCGCCACCGTCGGCGCCGGGCTCAGCGTCGTCGGCGTGGCCGTACAGGCCATGGTGCGCAACCCCATCGCCGACCCGTTCGTCCTGGGCATCTCCTCCGGCGCCTCGGTCGGGGCCGTCGCCGTGGGCGTGTTCGGCGTCCTGTCGTCCCTGGGCGTGTACGCGGTCTCTGCCGGGGCCTTCGCCGGAGCCGCGGTGGCGACCGCGGTCGTCTACGGTCTCGCCCACTCCAGCGCGGGGGTCACACCGCTGCGCCTGGTCCTGACCGGGGTCGCGCTGTCCTTCGGCTTCCAGGCGCTGATGAGCGTCATCGTCTACTTCACTCCCAGCAACGAGGCCACCAGCACCGTGCTGTTCTGGACCATGGGCGGCTTCGGCGCCGCGAACTGGGGATCCCTGCCGCTGGTGGCCGCACTGGTGGTGGTCGGCGCGGTGGTGGTGCACCGCTCCAGCCGCTCCCTGGACGTGGCGGCGCTGGGCGACGAGACCGCGGCCAGCCTGGGTGTGGACACCGGCCGGCTGCGCGCGGTCATGTTCCTGCTCACCGCCGCCATGACCGGCGCCATGGTCGCGGTCAGCGGTGTCATCGGCTTCGTGGGCCTGGTCGTGCCCCACGTGGTGCGCATCGTCGTCGGCGCCGCCCACCGCCGCGTCCTGGTGGTGGCGCCGCTGGTCGGCGCCGTCTTCATGGTCTGGGTGGACCTCGCCTCCCGCGTGGTGGCCGCGCCCCGCGAACTGCCGCTCGGCGTGCTCACAGCGCTGGTGGGGGTGCCGGTGTTCCTCACGCTGATGCGCCGCCGCGGCTACGTGTTCGGGGGGCGGTGA
- a CDS encoding ABC transporter ATP-binding protein, translating to MELCVDDLSVTLDGAALVRELSLDVERGRMVALVGPNGSGKSTVLRCVYGALKPSAGRVLVDGTDLSALGLRRAARQVAALTQQGGTELDFTVAEVVALGRTPHLRGNQPLSERERTLCEAVMADLDVLHLADRGVLGLSGGELQRVLIARALVQEPRVLVLDEPTNHLDLRHQVRLLSLLRARAHTVLVVLHDLNLAAACDTVGVLSQGRLVASGAPADVLTRERVRDVFGLEVTVVEHPLTGNPQLLYSLDEGAEGVR from the coding sequence GTGGAGCTGTGCGTCGACGACCTCTCCGTCACCCTCGACGGCGCCGCCCTGGTGCGCGAGCTGTCCCTGGACGTCGAACGCGGTCGGATGGTCGCCCTCGTGGGCCCCAACGGCTCGGGCAAGTCCACCGTGCTGCGCTGCGTCTACGGCGCCCTCAAGCCCTCCGCCGGCCGTGTGCTGGTCGACGGCACCGACCTGTCCGCCCTGGGGCTGCGCCGCGCCGCCCGGCAGGTGGCCGCGCTCACCCAGCAGGGCGGGACCGAACTGGACTTCACGGTGGCCGAGGTCGTCGCCCTGGGCCGGACACCGCACCTGCGAGGCAACCAGCCCCTGAGCGAACGGGAGCGCACCCTGTGCGAGGCGGTCATGGCCGACCTCGACGTGCTCCACCTCGCCGACCGCGGGGTGCTCGGCCTGTCCGGCGGCGAGCTCCAGCGGGTGCTCATCGCCCGCGCCCTGGTCCAGGAGCCCCGGGTCCTGGTCCTGGACGAGCCCACCAACCACCTCGACCTGCGCCACCAGGTCCGCCTGCTGTCCCTGCTGCGGGCCCGCGCCCACACCGTGCTGGTGGTGCTGCACGACCTCAACCTGGCGGCCGCCTGCGACACCGTCGGAGTGCTCTCCCAGGGGCGGCTGGTCGCCTCGGGCGCCCCCGCCGACGTGCTGACCCGCGAACGCGTCCGGGACGTGTTCGGCCTCGAGGTGACCGTGGTGGAGCACCCCCTCACCGGCAACCCCCAACTGCTCTACTCACTCGACGAGGGAGCCGAAGGAGTCCGATGA
- a CDS encoding ABC transporter substrate-binding protein yields the protein MTAIRTAPPGAAPVALPLILAVALSGCGAQIEEGARADTVTVNRCGEEVDYTRPHNAVVYEGGSADKMFALGLTDHVHGYVMPPANPPVTESPWADEYARVEFLSDDLLNKEVVVDAGADFVVAGWNSGFSDERGITPEILDDLGVQSFMHTESCYDYPGFPERVEPFEGLYADLERLGDIFGVRDRADATVAEYRERVAAVRADAPEGDPVPVFLYDSGTDQPFTAAAQVPPNDIIRFAGGENIVGDLDERWTQVSWEAVVEGAPEVIIILDYGDQPAEDKIEFLKTSPHTSELPAVRSDSFFVLDYNEGISGPRVVDGLESFGAYLREHAPDTEGAA from the coding sequence ATGACAGCGATCCGCACGGCCCCGCCCGGGGCCGCTCCCGTGGCCCTGCCCCTGATCCTGGCCGTGGCGCTGAGCGGCTGCGGCGCCCAGATCGAGGAGGGCGCACGGGCCGACACCGTCACGGTGAACCGCTGCGGTGAGGAGGTGGACTACACCAGGCCGCACAACGCCGTGGTCTACGAGGGCGGCAGCGCCGACAAGATGTTCGCGCTCGGCCTGACCGACCACGTGCACGGGTACGTGATGCCGCCCGCCAACCCGCCGGTCACGGAGTCCCCGTGGGCGGACGAGTACGCACGGGTGGAGTTCCTCAGCGACGACCTGCTCAACAAGGAGGTCGTGGTCGACGCCGGCGCCGACTTCGTGGTGGCGGGGTGGAACTCGGGGTTCAGCGACGAGCGCGGCATCACGCCGGAGATCCTCGACGACCTGGGCGTGCAGAGCTTCATGCACACCGAGTCCTGCTACGACTACCCCGGCTTCCCCGAGCGGGTGGAGCCCTTCGAGGGCCTCTACGCCGACCTGGAGCGGCTCGGCGACATCTTCGGGGTGAGGGACCGCGCCGACGCCACCGTGGCGGAGTACCGCGAGCGCGTGGCCGCGGTGCGGGCCGACGCCCCGGAGGGCGACCCGGTCCCGGTGTTCCTCTACGACTCGGGCACCGACCAGCCCTTCACGGCGGCCGCGCAGGTCCCGCCCAACGACATCATCCGCTTCGCCGGGGGCGAGAACATCGTCGGCGACCTGGACGAGCGCTGGACGCAGGTCAGCTGGGAGGCGGTCGTCGAGGGGGCGCCGGAGGTCATCATCATCCTCGACTACGGCGACCAGCCCGCCGAGGACAAGATCGAGTTCCTGAAGACCTCGCCGCACACCTCCGAACTCCCGGCGGTGCGCTCCGACAGCTTCTTCGTCCTGGACTACAACGAGGGCATCAGCGGTCCGCGCGTCGTCGACGGGCTGGAATCCTTCGGCGCGTACCTGCGCGAACACGCGCCCGACACCGAGGGCGCCGCCTGA
- a CDS encoding ABC transporter substrate-binding protein, giving the protein MRSRWWSVAAGALGLALAVSACGGGGQDGGEDQVEVFSWWTGGGEEAGLNALIERFENENPDVEFVNAAVAGGSGTNAQAVLEGRLQSQDPPDSFQGHAGAELQDYIEAGYLQPLDDFFDEQGLHEALPDELVEQISYEGSVYSVPVNIHRSNVLWYSPSVLEEAGVDGPPETLDELIEAMEAVEAETDAIPMAVGAQWTVDHLLESVLLGSLGTEAYNALWEPGADWDTPEMAEALETFEEVMAHTQEESAAEDWQEAARRVSDGEAAFNIMGDWAAGYFDELGAIPDEDYAWAASPGTEGTYMWLSDSFTLPVGAPHEEHALTWLELVASQEGQDTFNPLKGSIPAREDAEPAHYADNPYLESALAEWQSDPQLAGSFWHGVTVGNRWKNDIDTAVGLYLQNEDLEALNEALHQAAQTE; this is encoded by the coding sequence ATGCGCTCACGATGGTGGTCGGTCGCAGCGGGGGCGCTGGGGCTGGCCCTGGCGGTGTCGGCCTGCGGTGGCGGAGGCCAGGACGGAGGAGAGGACCAGGTCGAGGTCTTCTCCTGGTGGACCGGCGGCGGTGAGGAAGCCGGGTTGAACGCCCTCATCGAACGGTTCGAGAACGAGAACCCCGACGTCGAGTTCGTCAACGCCGCGGTGGCGGGCGGATCGGGTACCAACGCCCAGGCGGTCCTGGAGGGCCGCCTGCAGAGCCAGGATCCCCCCGACTCCTTCCAGGGACACGCCGGCGCCGAGCTGCAGGACTACATCGAGGCCGGGTACCTGCAGCCCCTCGACGACTTCTTCGACGAGCAGGGACTGCACGAGGCCCTCCCCGACGAGTTGGTCGAGCAGATCTCCTACGAGGGCAGCGTCTACTCCGTGCCCGTGAACATCCACCGCTCCAACGTCCTCTGGTACAGCCCCTCGGTACTGGAGGAGGCCGGGGTCGACGGTCCGCCCGAGACCCTGGACGAGCTGATCGAGGCGATGGAGGCGGTGGAGGCCGAGACCGACGCCATACCGATGGCCGTCGGCGCGCAGTGGACCGTCGACCACCTGCTGGAGTCGGTGCTCCTGGGCTCGCTGGGCACCGAGGCCTACAACGCCCTCTGGGAGCCGGGCGCCGACTGGGACACCCCGGAGATGGCCGAGGCGCTCGAGACCTTCGAGGAGGTCATGGCCCACACCCAGGAGGAGTCGGCCGCCGAGGACTGGCAGGAGGCCGCGCGGCGCGTCTCCGACGGGGAAGCCGCCTTCAACATCATGGGTGACTGGGCCGCCGGCTACTTCGACGAGCTCGGTGCCATCCCGGACGAGGACTACGCGTGGGCGGCCTCCCCGGGGACCGAGGGCACCTACATGTGGCTCTCGGACAGCTTCACCCTCCCGGTGGGGGCGCCCCACGAGGAACACGCCCTGACCTGGTTGGAGCTGGTGGCCAGCCAGGAGGGCCAGGACACCTTCAACCCGCTGAAGGGCTCCATCCCGGCCCGTGAGGACGCCGAGCCCGCCCACTACGCCGACAACCCCTACCTGGAGTCGGCCCTGGCCGAATGGCAGTCCGATCCCCAGCTGGCGGGTTCGTTCTGGCACGGCGTGACCGTGGGCAACCGGTGGAAGAACGACATCGACACGGCCGTGGGCCTGTACCTCCAGAACGAGGACCTGGAGGCGCTGAACGAGGCCCTGCACCAAGCCGCCCAGACCGAATGA
- a CDS encoding carbohydrate ABC transporter permease: MSGPATRPGAAEGGTGPRRPTRARHGSRGRRLRTRVRSWGPSLLLVSPSILLIGIFVYGMIGWNTRLALSDQHRPTDEGSFVGLDNFVALWQEARWPAAVNNAIVFTVVFVGGALLLGWLLGLLLDKGIRGEPVFRTLFLAPMAVSFIATGVVWRWLMNPAPAERATGLNALFVHVNLDFLVNTWWTAPDLGMAAMALPAIWQLSGYVMALFLAGFRGVPAELREAARVDGCSEWGVYWHVVMPRLRPVTLSAVIIIGHMSLKVFDLIIAIAGQQIVADVPAVYMWSTVFEVRDPAKGATIASYLLVAVAVFVIPYLVWTMREERSEGR, translated from the coding sequence ATGAGCGGACCGGCGACCCGGCCCGGTGCCGCCGAGGGCGGCACCGGGCCCCGGCGGCCGACCCGTGCCCGCCACGGGTCCCGCGGGAGGCGCCTGCGGACGCGGGTCCGCTCCTGGGGGCCCTCCCTGCTGCTGGTCTCCCCGTCGATCCTCCTCATCGGGATCTTCGTCTACGGGATGATCGGCTGGAACACCCGGCTGGCGCTCAGCGACCAGCACCGGCCCACCGACGAAGGCTCCTTCGTCGGCCTGGACAACTTCGTCGCCCTGTGGCAGGAGGCCCGCTGGCCCGCCGCCGTCAACAACGCGATCGTGTTCACGGTCGTGTTCGTCGGCGGCGCCCTGCTGCTGGGCTGGCTGCTGGGGCTGCTCCTGGACAAGGGGATCCGGGGCGAGCCGGTCTTCCGCACACTGTTCCTGGCGCCGATGGCGGTGTCCTTCATCGCCACCGGCGTGGTCTGGCGCTGGCTGATGAACCCGGCGCCGGCCGAGCGCGCCACCGGGCTCAACGCCCTGTTCGTCCACGTCAACCTGGACTTCCTGGTCAACACCTGGTGGACCGCGCCCGACCTGGGCATGGCGGCGATGGCGCTGCCCGCGATCTGGCAGCTGTCGGGCTATGTCATGGCCCTGTTCCTGGCCGGGTTCCGCGGTGTTCCTGCGGAGCTGCGCGAGGCGGCCCGGGTGGACGGCTGTTCGGAGTGGGGCGTGTACTGGCACGTGGTCATGCCGCGGTTGCGGCCGGTCACACTGAGCGCCGTCATCATCATCGGGCACATGTCGCTGAAGGTGTTCGACCTGATCATCGCGATCGCGGGCCAGCAGATCGTCGCCGACGTGCCCGCCGTGTACATGTGGTCGACCGTGTTCGAGGTCCGCGACCCGGCCAAGGGCGCCACGATCGCCTCGTACCTGCTCGTGGCGGTGGCGGTCTTCGTCATCCCCTACCTGGTGTGGACGATGCGCGAGGAACGGAGCGAGGGGCGATGA
- a CDS encoding carbohydrate ABC transporter permease, with product MSQRAPERVVAPGGGTAGTTRRGQAVKFAVLIVLAAFFLMPMYVLVATGFKPFAEATAARAWLLPREWSMEGWSTAWTALAPGLWNSVRMVVPAAVVSAVLGSLNGYVMARWRFPGADTVFTLFLFGMFIPYQAVMIPLQQIMVSSGLMGGLFPLILAHTVYGIPICTLIFRNYYASIPHTLIEAARVDGAGLLRTYAHVVLPVSAPAFAVTLIWQFTSAWNDFLFAVFLTGPQSWPVTVQLNNVAGSMVVPYNQQMAAAVLASLPTLVIYLVLGRYFMRGLMAGALKG from the coding sequence ATGAGCCAGAGGGCACCCGAGCGGGTGGTCGCCCCGGGCGGCGGAACGGCCGGCACCACCCGGCGCGGCCAGGCCGTGAAGTTCGCGGTGCTCATCGTGCTGGCGGCGTTCTTCCTGATGCCGATGTACGTGCTGGTGGCCACCGGGTTCAAGCCCTTCGCGGAGGCCACGGCCGCCCGCGCCTGGCTGCTGCCGCGGGAATGGAGCATGGAGGGGTGGTCGACGGCGTGGACGGCGCTGGCCCCCGGCCTGTGGAACAGCGTGCGCATGGTCGTGCCCGCCGCCGTGGTCTCGGCCGTCCTGGGGTCCCTGAACGGGTACGTGATGGCCCGCTGGCGCTTTCCCGGCGCGGACACCGTCTTCACCCTCTTCCTGTTCGGGATGTTCATCCCCTACCAGGCGGTGATGATCCCGCTCCAGCAGATCATGGTGAGCTCCGGGCTGATGGGCGGGCTCTTCCCGCTGATCCTGGCGCACACGGTGTACGGCATCCCGATCTGTACGCTCATCTTCCGCAACTACTACGCGAGCATCCCGCACACGCTCATCGAGGCGGCACGGGTGGACGGCGCGGGCCTGCTGCGCACCTACGCCCACGTGGTCCTGCCGGTCTCGGCGCCGGCGTTCGCGGTGACGCTGATCTGGCAGTTCACGTCGGCGTGGAACGACTTCCTGTTCGCCGTCTTCCTCACCGGTCCGCAGAGCTGGCCGGTGACGGTCCAGCTGAACAACGTGGCCGGGTCGATGGTCGTGCCCTACAACCAGCAGATGGCGGCCGCCGTGCTGGCCTCCCTGCCGACCCTGGTCATCTACCTGGTGCTGGGCCGCTACTTCATGCGCGGCCTGATGGCGGGCGCGCTCAAGGGCTGA
- a CDS encoding TetR/AcrR family transcriptional regulator produces MPARTDHRDKVVAAAAELLRSQGRSAVTTRAVSTAAGVQPPTIYRLFGDMTGLLDAVAADGFARYIERKKAQEPSEDPVDDLRQGWDLHVEFGLANPAHYLLMYGEPAQGEPNAAGARAQGILLSIVERAARAGRLVIGVEQAADMFHAAGMGVTLSLIGTAPEQRDLSLSVRTREAVIAAATGDAPAGGSEPARCAVALRSALDESGAEFSRGERLLFEELLTRVAGSGA; encoded by the coding sequence ATGCCAGCCCGAACCGACCACCGCGACAAGGTCGTCGCCGCCGCCGCGGAACTCCTGCGCTCCCAGGGGCGCTCCGCCGTCACCACGCGCGCCGTCAGTACCGCGGCCGGGGTCCAGCCCCCGACCATCTACCGCCTGTTCGGTGACATGACGGGCCTGCTCGACGCGGTCGCCGCGGACGGGTTCGCGCGCTACATCGAGCGCAAGAAGGCCCAGGAGCCCTCCGAGGACCCCGTGGACGACCTGCGCCAGGGCTGGGACCTGCACGTGGAGTTCGGCTTGGCCAACCCCGCCCACTACCTGCTCATGTACGGTGAGCCCGCACAGGGCGAGCCCAACGCGGCCGGTGCGCGGGCGCAGGGCATCCTGCTCTCGATCGTGGAGCGGGCCGCGCGGGCCGGCCGCCTCGTCATCGGGGTCGAGCAGGCCGCGGACATGTTCCACGCCGCCGGGATGGGCGTCACCCTCAGCCTCATCGGGACCGCGCCGGAGCAGCGGGACCTGTCGCTGTCGGTCCGGACCCGGGAGGCGGTCATCGCGGCGGCCACCGGCGACGCTCCGGCCGGCGGGAGCGAGCCCGCGCGGTGCGCGGTCGCCCTGCGCTCGGCACTGGACGAGTCCGGCGCCGAGTTCAGCCGCGGCGAGCGCCTGCTGTTCGAGGAGCTCCTCACCCGCGTGGCCGGTTCCGGGGCCTGA